The following proteins are encoded in a genomic region of Nitrospiria bacterium:
- a CDS encoding phosphoglycerate kinase, which yields MNLNKITIEDIDIKGKRVFIRADYNVPLDDHLNITDDTRIRYTLPTINYAIDEGAKVIISSHLGRPKGKPDPRMSLAPVAKRLQRLLGKEVTFAPDCIGPQVEKMVSKLKGGEVILLENLRFHPGEESDDEAFAKSLAKLAEVFINDAFGAAHRNHASMTGITRFVSKCAIGFLMKKEIEYLEGAVANPVRPFVAILGGAKVSGKIGVIENLGKKVNKVIVGGGMAYTFLKALGNEVGGSLVEEEMLRFALEIKEHAQARGVKFYLPVDCVVATHKGPGAETKIVPVQEIPQGWIGMDIGPASVKLFTEVLADAKTILWNGPMGVFEMDAFSRGTSAIAHAVADAYALTIVGGADSALAVHRAGESENVSFISTGGGAALQLIEGKELPGLTVLPAKDI from the coding sequence ATGAATTTAAATAAGATCACGATAGAAGACATCGATATCAAGGGAAAACGGGTTTTTATTCGAGCAGATTATAATGTTCCCTTGGATGACCATTTAAATATCACCGATGATACAAGAATCCGTTATACCCTGCCCACCATTAACTATGCCATCGATGAAGGGGCAAAGGTCATCATCAGTTCTCATTTAGGGCGGCCCAAGGGAAAACCCGATCCACGGATGAGTCTTGCCCCCGTGGCCAAACGCCTGCAACGGTTGCTGGGCAAAGAGGTGACGTTTGCTCCAGATTGCATTGGGCCTCAGGTGGAAAAAATGGTGTCTAAATTGAAAGGTGGGGAGGTCATTCTTCTGGAGAACCTTCGCTTCCACCCAGGGGAAGAATCGGATGATGAAGCCTTTGCGAAATCTCTTGCCAAATTGGCCGAGGTCTTTATTAACGACGCCTTTGGAGCTGCTCATCGAAATCACGCATCCATGACAGGAATCACACGCTTTGTTTCCAAATGTGCCATTGGGTTTTTAATGAAAAAGGAAATTGAGTATCTGGAGGGTGCCGTTGCAAATCCCGTACGCCCGTTCGTTGCCATTTTAGGGGGGGCAAAGGTTTCGGGAAAAATCGGCGTCATCGAAAACCTTGGGAAAAAAGTCAATAAAGTCATTGTGGGTGGAGGAATGGCCTATACTTTTTTAAAGGCCTTAGGAAATGAGGTTGGGGGATCCCTGGTCGAAGAGGAAATGTTGAGATTTGCCCTAGAGATTAAGGAGCATGCCCAAGCGCGAGGGGTTAAATTTTACCTGCCCGTGGATTGTGTGGTGGCCACCCATAAGGGTCCGGGAGCTGAAACCAAGATTGTTCCGGTACAGGAGATTCCACAAGGGTGGATCGGTATGGATATCGGCCCTGCCTCTGTGAAACTGTTTACAGAGGTTTTGGCAGATGCCAAGACGATTCTCTGGAATGGGCCTATGGGAGTATTTGAAATGGATGCCTTTTCCAGAGGAACCTCCGCCATTGCCCATGCGGTGGCGGATGCCTATGCCTTGACCATCGTGGGGGGAGCGGATTCCGCCCTTGCTGTTCATCGCGCAGGTGAATCCGAAAACGTCTCATTTATTTCAACCGGAGGAGGTGCGGCCCTCCAATTGATCGAGGGAAAAGAGCTGCCTGGATTGACCGTACTACCGGCGAAAGACATCTAG